One stretch of Deinococcus metalli DNA includes these proteins:
- a CDS encoding magnesium transporter CorA family protein, which translates to MPVTALLFDAEGQDSSIDLNRGLPQVQPHQLLWVDVQAEGDGALPRLLERLPLDEPTRAWLLDTSDTPALHRLDHAVQLRVSALEKAEHHYRTVPVRFVAGQNIVFTAHEGRVSFLEAFRALLEADTQLGQLDAAAFLAVVLTHHVEGYYRQLSPIEDNVDRLDEHILAESRQGRRHLAILVGLRRRVSELRRLLSTHRLVYLALASPDFAVYRDDEPEERLARLFQHFERTQEAIGHTRETVLGSFDLLMSSTGQRTNEVMRVLTVVTVTLGIVAAVAGLMGMNFQADVFKAGNSGFRDVLIGSLALIAAVIGVGRWAGWL; encoded by the coding sequence ATGCCAGTCACAGCCCTGCTGTTCGACGCCGAGGGACAGGACTCCAGCATCGATCTGAACCGCGGCCTGCCGCAGGTGCAGCCGCACCAGCTGCTGTGGGTGGACGTCCAGGCGGAGGGAGACGGGGCTCTGCCGAGGCTGCTGGAGCGGCTGCCGCTCGACGAACCCACGCGCGCGTGGCTGCTGGACACCAGCGACACCCCGGCCCTGCACCGCCTGGACCACGCGGTCCAGCTGCGCGTCAGTGCCCTGGAGAAGGCCGAGCACCACTACCGCACCGTGCCCGTGCGCTTCGTGGCGGGGCAGAACATCGTGTTCACCGCGCACGAGGGCCGCGTGTCCTTCCTGGAGGCGTTCCGCGCGCTGCTGGAGGCCGACACGCAGCTCGGGCAGCTGGACGCCGCCGCCTTCCTGGCAGTCGTGCTCACGCACCACGTAGAGGGCTACTACCGTCAGCTCTCCCCCATCGAGGACAACGTGGACCGGCTGGACGAGCACATCCTGGCCGAATCGCGGCAGGGCCGGCGGCACCTGGCGATCCTGGTGGGCCTGCGCCGCCGCGTGAGCGAGTTGCGCCGCCTGCTCTCCACGCACCGTCTGGTGTACCTGGCACTGGCCAGCCCCGATTTCGCGGTGTACCGGGACGACGAACCCGAGGAACGCCTGGCCCGGCTGTTCCAGCACTTCGAGCGCACGCAGGAGGCGATCGGGCACACGCGCGAGACGGTGCTGGGTTCCTTCGACCTGCTGATGAGCAGCACCGGACAGCGCACGAACGAGGTGATGCGCGTCCTGACCGTCGTGACGGTCACGCTGGGCATCGTGGCGGCGGTGGCGGGCCTGATGGGCATGAACTTCCAGGCGGACGTCTTCAAGGCCGGCAACAGCGGCTTCCGGGACGTGCTGATCGGCAGTCTGGCGCTGATCGCGGCCGTGATCGGCGTGGGCCGCTGGGCCGGCTGGTTATGA